In the Vigna unguiculata cultivar IT97K-499-35 unplaced genomic scaffold, ASM411807v1 contig_312, whole genome shotgun sequence genome, one interval contains:
- the LOC114171655 gene encoding uncharacterized protein LOC114171655, producing MAPRPPPPHIPNPDNPHLVGAIEAMIAVLQQQNANMMNQQNLALQQMESARLAVEATQQRHLEALHQLGENRSAAGSSQAPPPRVQEWSLEDFLQHHPSRFDGKTSPDEADQWMRDMERIYDAKRCPTENRLAYTEYLLAGEAVHWWSSMKMMLEDSQDPISWELFKKKFYAEYFPDSVRYAKEVEFLQLMQGNMSVFEYAEKFKHLGRFHTLKMAEDWQCRKFENGLRGDLKLMVAPLSIKEFSALVEKARVMEKLKAEVEAQQRPQQKVGGSSVSMSRHEDRGKPYSRPQPQGPRRPTHQPQQFQPHRAQCFLCGGPHMKNACPRISSRRTCHGCGKEGHFIRDCPINRNASLRPSSQSQPQQSRGGATHSFVSESKVLELGLPVRELQFDLVVSTPASAIVRTSTLCTRCLIEVEGANTE from the exons ATGGCACCTAGACCTCCTCCTCCTCATATTCCGAATCCTGATAATCCTCACTTGGTGGGAGCGATTGAGGCTATGATCGCAGTCTTGCAGCAACAAAATGCCAATATGATGAATCAGCAGAATCTAGCCTTGCAACAAATGGAGTCTGCTAGGCTAGCAGTAGAGGCAACACAACAGAGACACTTAGAGGCTTTACATCAATTGGGGGAAAACCGTTCAGCAGCTGGCTCCTCCCAAGCTCCACCACCCCGGGTACAAGAATGGAGTTTGGAGGATTTCTTACAGCATCATCCATCCCGCTTCGATGGCAAGACTAGCCCGGATGAAGCCGACCAGTGGATGCGAGACATGGAACGGATTTATGATGCTAAGCGGTGTCCTACAGAAAACAGATTGGCTTATACTGAGTACCTTCTTGCTGGAGAAGCCGTTCATTGGTGGTCTAGCATGAAGATGATGTTGGAGGATAGTCAGGACCCCATCTCTTGGGAGTTGTTTAAGAAGAAATTCTATGCTGAATATTTCCCAGATAGTGTGAGATATGCCAAGGAGGTTGAGTTCCTACAACTGATGCAAGGGAACATGTCGGTATTTGAATATGCTGAGAAATTTAAACATCTAGGCAGATTTCATACCTTGAAGATGGCTGAAGACTGGCAATGCAGAAAGTTTGAAAATGGGTTGAGGGGAGATCTCAAACTCATGGTGGCCCCACTCTCGATTAAAGAATTTTCGGCCTTGGTGGAGAAGGCACGAGTGATGGAGAAGCTTAAGGCTGAGGTTGAAGCACAACAGCGACCCCAACAGAAGGTGGGAGGATCATCAGTGTCCATGAGCAGACATGAGGACAGGGGGAAACCATACTCCAGGCCTCAGCCTCAGGGGCCTAGGAGGCCTACTCACCAGCCTCAGCAGTTTCAGCCCCATAGGGCACAGTGCTTTCTTTGTGGAGGACCCCATATGAAGAATGCTTGCCCTCGGATCTCTAGCAGGAGGACGTGCCACGGTTGTGGCAAGGAGGGTCATTTCATCAGGGATTGTCCTATCAACAGGAATGCATCGCTGAGACCTTCATCACAGTCTCAGCCGCAGCAGTCCAGGGGAG GAGCTACGCACTCCTTCGTGTCGGAGTCTAAAGTGCTTGAGTTGGGTCTTCCGGTGAGGGAGCTCCAGTTTGACCTGGTAGTATCCACGCCTGCTTCTGCGATAGTCAGGACCTCGACCTTGTGCACGAGGTGTTTGATAGAAGTTGAGGGCGCAAATACAGAGTGA